Proteins from a genomic interval of Paenibacillus sp. FSL R5-0623:
- a CDS encoding AraC family transcriptional regulator, which yields MSDQSNPKKEFLASSNEKIQESPSGKSGALSYSVASNPVYYEQGALHVLFAGASQTLPGHALGPKLFDYYLLHYVEKGAGTFRTELHTYELSAGDCFLIHPGQLVSYQSHARNPWQYRWIAFTGSQAAQHADEAGFRPEKSVFHAGPSCGISDWLSVMQDAFAERKESSHFTSLGTLYMILAEAQNHLSQGQTLIPGESSIRRTVKQMIQYMSTQYAYPVSIEQMSASLGYNRAYLSRIFKQETGHSPVTYLLKLRIDKSRQLLRERPDLSIEQVSASVGLPDALYFSKQFKRFHGEAPSLYREKILSRPLHQGLQQNAQQNKR from the coding sequence ATGTCAGATCAATCCAACCCCAAGAAAGAATTCCTTGCATCTTCTAACGAAAAAATACAGGAATCACCTTCCGGTAAAAGCGGAGCACTCAGTTATTCGGTTGCCTCCAATCCCGTCTATTATGAACAAGGCGCACTGCATGTCCTGTTTGCTGGGGCAAGCCAGACCCTTCCGGGTCACGCCCTTGGACCCAAACTGTTTGATTATTATCTGCTTCATTATGTAGAAAAAGGAGCGGGGACGTTCCGTACCGAACTGCACACCTACGAGTTATCCGCAGGGGATTGTTTCCTCATTCATCCCGGGCAACTGGTAAGTTACCAGTCTCATGCCCGTAACCCATGGCAATACCGCTGGATCGCCTTCACGGGCAGCCAGGCTGCCCAGCATGCCGACGAGGCGGGATTCCGCCCGGAGAAGTCCGTTTTTCACGCCGGACCATCCTGTGGAATTTCCGATTGGCTATCCGTGATGCAGGATGCTTTTGCCGAGCGCAAAGAAAGCTCTCATTTCACATCATTGGGTACGCTATATATGATTCTAGCTGAAGCACAGAATCACCTTTCGCAGGGTCAAACCTTAATTCCCGGCGAATCCTCCATCCGACGTACGGTGAAACAGATGATTCAATATATGTCCACTCAATATGCCTATCCTGTCTCCATTGAACAAATGTCTGCGAGTCTTGGATACAATCGTGCGTATCTATCCCGTATATTCAAACAGGAAACCGGTCATTCACCAGTCACTTATTTGCTAAAACTGCGGATCGACAAGTCGCGCCAACTCCTGAGAGAACGTCCGGATCTGTCCATCGAACAGGTATCTGCATCGGTTGGACTGCCAGACGCGCTGTACTTCTCCAAACAGTTCAAACGATTTCACGGTGAAGCGCCCAGCTTGTATCGAGAGAAAATACTGTCCCGCCCACTACATCAGGGGTTACAGCAGAATGCTCAACAAAACAAACGGTGA
- the mgrA gene encoding L-glyceraldehyde 3-phosphate reductase, with protein sequence MVYVASDTRYETMKYNRVGRSGLKLPAISLGLWHNFGGINNAENGRNMITRSFDLGITHFDLANNYGPPAGSAEQLFGQVLAQDLKPYRDELVISTKAGYYMWPGPYGEWGSRKNLVSSLNQSLKRMGLDYVDIFYSHRYDPDTPLEETMMALDHIVRSGKALYVGISNYPAEQTRQAAEILKSLGTPLLIHQPKYSLLDRWIEDGLQDVLDEYGTGSIAFCPLAQGVLTNKYLNGIPEDSRAKGPSVFLNENNISPETLRKVRALNQIAAARGQSLAQFSLSWVLRNGRVTSALIGASRPSQIEENVAALSQLDFSTEELERIESILSPEPDDK encoded by the coding sequence ATGGTCTACGTAGCAAGCGATACTCGCTATGAAACGATGAAATATAACCGCGTTGGACGTTCAGGTTTGAAACTGCCAGCGATTTCACTGGGGTTATGGCATAATTTTGGCGGTATCAATAACGCTGAGAATGGCCGTAATATGATTACCCGATCATTTGATCTGGGCATTACACATTTTGACCTTGCCAACAATTATGGCCCACCGGCAGGTTCGGCAGAGCAGTTATTTGGACAGGTACTGGCCCAGGATCTGAAACCTTATCGGGATGAACTGGTGATCTCCACCAAAGCGGGATATTATATGTGGCCCGGGCCGTATGGCGAGTGGGGTTCACGCAAAAATCTGGTATCCAGTCTGAATCAGAGCTTGAAGCGTATGGGCCTGGATTATGTGGATATTTTCTATTCACATCGTTATGATCCCGACACGCCTTTGGAAGAAACGATGATGGCACTGGATCATATTGTTCGCTCGGGCAAAGCCCTTTATGTAGGGATCTCCAACTATCCCGCAGAGCAAACAAGACAGGCTGCTGAAATTCTGAAAAGTCTGGGTACGCCCCTGTTAATCCATCAACCGAAATACTCGCTGCTGGACCGCTGGATTGAAGATGGTTTGCAGGATGTGCTGGATGAGTATGGAACAGGCAGTATTGCGTTCTGTCCATTGGCACAAGGTGTGCTCACGAACAAATACTTGAATGGTATCCCGGAAGACTCACGTGCCAAAGGACCATCGGTATTCCTGAATGAAAACAACATCTCTCCAGAGACGCTCCGCAAAGTGCGGGCGCTGAACCAGATTGCAGCAGCCCGTGGTCAGAGTTTGGCCCAATTTTCACTCTCATGGGTGCTGCGTAATGGCAGGGTAACTTCTGCGCTGATTGGCGCAAGTCGTCCTTCCCAGATTGAAGAGAATGTGGCTGCGCTCAGTCAGCTGGATTTCTCTACAGAGGAATTGGAACGGATTGAATCCATCCTGTCTCCGGAGCCTGATGACAAATAA
- a CDS encoding NAD-dependent protein deacylase, translating into MNATEQLAAWIQESSRIVFFGGAGTSTESGIPDFRSAAGLYQTEQHSPYPPEELLSRHFFDQHADIFYDFYRGKMLHPDAEPNGCHRLLARLEQEGKLQAVITQNIDGLHQKAGNSNVFELHGSVHRNACMDCKQFYTLNDIIQSQDTVPRCTACGGVIKPDVVLYEEELDQTTLYRSIDALSSADLLLVGGTSLTVYPAAQLITYFQGKHTVLLNATPTAYDRRADLLITEPIGEVMNIVDQLLG; encoded by the coding sequence ATGAACGCAACAGAACAACTGGCTGCCTGGATTCAGGAGAGCTCCCGGATTGTTTTTTTCGGAGGGGCCGGGACTTCAACGGAAAGCGGGATTCCCGACTTCCGCTCGGCTGCGGGTCTGTATCAGACGGAGCAGCATTCGCCTTATCCACCGGAAGAGTTATTAAGTCGACATTTTTTTGATCAACACGCCGATATTTTTTATGATTTTTATCGAGGCAAAATGCTTCATCCAGATGCTGAACCGAATGGGTGCCATCGACTATTGGCCCGTCTGGAGCAGGAAGGAAAACTTCAGGCAGTGATCACGCAAAATATCGACGGACTGCATCAGAAGGCAGGCAACAGCAATGTTTTTGAGCTTCACGGCTCAGTTCATCGTAATGCCTGCATGGATTGCAAGCAGTTTTATACACTGAATGATATTATACAATCCCAAGATACGGTACCTCGCTGTACCGCATGTGGTGGTGTGATCAAGCCGGATGTGGTGCTGTACGAAGAGGAACTGGATCAGACGACATTGTACCGTTCCATTGATGCACTGTCTTCTGCAGATCTGTTACTCGTGGGAGGCACGTCACTGACGGTATATCCAGCGGCCCAGTTAATTACGTATTTTCAGGGAAAACATACCGTTCTGCTCAACGCTACACCTACCGCTTACGACCGCAGGGCGGATTTGCTGATTACAGAGCCGATTGGTGAGGTAATGAATATTGTGGACCAGCTTCTTGGTTGA
- a CDS encoding HAD family hydrolase — protein sequence MTMLQVNGAQIPCKGILFDKDGTLLEFLQLWGPWAEALLDQLQSRMNELGASFTVEREHVLGTIHNAEGHIVGYDPQGPLAIATVDECTGLLAGQLYAAGMPWNEAITTIRQFSSVAMRSVRERKSAEPMSGLLDFLQKCRAADIPLAVVTSDSTAAAETHLDWMGIRSFFISIVGCDRVTQGKPDGEAALLACRELHIDPAEAVVIGDSNGDMQMGRNAGVPYTLGYCQQSDQGSHLVDAHAIIRHYNEISVIL from the coding sequence ATGACCATGCTTCAAGTGAATGGAGCGCAGATCCCATGTAAAGGTATCCTGTTTGATAAAGATGGAACACTGTTGGAATTTCTCCAGCTATGGGGGCCGTGGGCAGAGGCATTACTGGATCAGTTGCAATCACGTATGAATGAGCTTGGAGCTTCATTTACGGTTGAACGGGAGCACGTCCTGGGCACCATTCATAATGCAGAAGGTCACATTGTCGGCTATGATCCGCAAGGTCCACTTGCCATTGCGACTGTGGATGAATGCACGGGATTGCTTGCCGGTCAGTTATATGCGGCAGGCATGCCATGGAATGAAGCGATCACAACGATACGCCAATTTTCAAGTGTAGCCATGAGATCGGTAAGAGAGCGCAAATCCGCTGAACCAATGTCAGGATTGCTGGATTTCTTGCAGAAATGCAGGGCAGCAGACATACCACTGGCGGTCGTCACTTCAGACAGTACAGCGGCAGCAGAAACACATCTGGATTGGATGGGGATTCGTTCCTTTTTCATCTCCATTGTGGGCTGTGATCGGGTGACCCAGGGCAAACCGGATGGAGAAGCAGCACTCTTGGCTTGCCGTGAATTACATATCGATCCTGCGGAGGCCGTTGTAATTGGAGATAGTAATGGGGATATGCAGATGGGGCGAAACGCAGGCGTACCCTATACGCTCGGTTACTGTCAACAGTCAGATCAAGGATCACATTTGGTTGATGCCCATGCCATTATTCGTCATTATAATGAGATAAGCGTTATTTTATAA
- a CDS encoding alpha/beta fold hydrolase, producing MLRNRYNTGRKKRGIGKFLLVLLALIVIGCGFVAWKLFTPYGPQETAQTAMETADQVTVSEQENWIDFVPDKPIGKSVLFYPGGLVKPESYAPLAHELAAAGHHTIIAKMPVNLAVLKPNLADEILAAYPDEQFIMGGHSLGGSMAARYVTAHPDALHGIFFLASYPDEKGSVKSLGIPALSILGTKDEVVNATKYQSGRMYLPEDTVYYTIEGGNHAQFGDYGHQKGDGEPEVSGEEQLNQTVKTVLAWLSTIK from the coding sequence ATGTTGAGAAATCGGTATAATACAGGGCGCAAGAAGAGGGGCATCGGGAAATTCCTGCTCGTACTTCTGGCGCTCATTGTCATTGGATGTGGATTCGTTGCGTGGAAATTATTCACACCATACGGTCCACAGGAAACAGCTCAAACGGCCATGGAAACAGCCGATCAGGTGACGGTGAGTGAACAAGAGAACTGGATTGATTTTGTGCCAGATAAACCGATTGGGAAAAGTGTACTTTTCTACCCTGGTGGGCTGGTAAAACCGGAAAGTTATGCACCACTCGCGCATGAGCTGGCTGCTGCGGGTCATCACACCATTATTGCCAAGATGCCAGTTAACCTGGCAGTGCTTAAGCCAAACTTGGCAGATGAGATTCTGGCCGCATATCCAGACGAACAATTTATTATGGGTGGACACTCTCTCGGCGGGTCCATGGCTGCACGTTATGTAACCGCACATCCTGATGCACTTCACGGGATCTTTTTCTTGGCATCTTACCCAGATGAAAAAGGAAGCGTAAAGTCACTTGGAATACCTGCTTTATCTATTCTGGGTACTAAAGATGAAGTCGTGAATGCTACGAAGTATCAGAGTGGACGGATGTATCTTCCAGAAGACACGGTGTATTACACCATTGAAGGTGGAAACCACGCCCAGTTTGGTGATTATGGTCATCAAAAAGGAGATGGCGAGCCGGAAGTGAGTGGAGAAGAACAGCTGAATCAGACGGTCAAGACGGTACTGGCTTGGTTAAGTACGATCAAATAG
- a CDS encoding bifunctional 2-keto-4-hydroxyglutarate aldolase/2-keto-3-deoxy-6-phosphogluconate aldolase encodes MKKLQLLQKITDNGVVAVLRADSADQVIAMAEQAIAGGIKVIEITMTVPSALKAIEKLSRVYHWNTQDPEKFAIIGAGTVLEPQTARAAIMSGAEFVVGPSLNPDTVQICNLYRIPILPGVMTIADVQRALELGVDIVKLFPGNLYDPSIIKTMKGPMPQANFMPTGGVSLSNLGDWIKGGAVAVGIGSDLTSEAVKTGDLSHVRRKAEQYMDAYRKAKAE; translated from the coding sequence ATGAAGAAGCTTCAGCTGTTGCAAAAGATTACGGACAATGGGGTTGTGGCAGTTCTGCGTGCAGATTCTGCTGATCAAGTCATTGCCATGGCCGAGCAAGCGATTGCGGGTGGCATTAAAGTTATCGAGATTACGATGACAGTACCCAGTGCACTCAAAGCCATTGAAAAATTAAGCCGTGTATACCATTGGAACACACAAGATCCAGAGAAATTCGCGATTATTGGTGCGGGAACGGTGCTCGAACCGCAAACGGCGAGAGCGGCTATCATGTCGGGTGCCGAGTTTGTCGTTGGACCTTCCTTGAATCCGGATACTGTTCAGATCTGCAATCTGTATCGAATTCCGATTCTGCCTGGTGTGATGACGATTGCTGATGTTCAACGCGCACTGGAACTCGGTGTGGACATTGTGAAGTTGTTCCCGGGTAATCTGTATGATCCTTCGATTATCAAAACGATGAAGGGCCCTATGCCGCAGGCGAATTTTATGCCAACTGGCGGGGTATCCTTGTCTAATCTGGGGGATTGGATCAAGGGTGGAGCAGTGGCTGTAGGGATCGGTTCCGACTTGACATCGGAAGCTGTGAAAACGGGTGACCTGAGTCATGTCCGTCGCAAAGCGGAACAATATATGGATGCTTACCGCAAGGCCAAGGCAGAATAA
- a CDS encoding sugar kinase: MSTSPYPSPEIITFGESMGLLTAKDTRGLEYAATLDKSFGGAESNLAIGVSRLGHTSGWFGRLGNDPMGSMILKAIRGEGVDVSRVRLSDHEPTGLMIRENASGKASVHYYRKLSAASAITPDDLDPDYIAGAKILHVTGITAAISPSGLATVEAAIHIAKQAGVKVSFDPNLRLKLWSADEARPVILRLAELADYFLPGLDEMKLLYNEENDQKVLERLSALNAVCIVKGGPDLTYVLANGTLTEVPYFKADNVLDTVGAGDGFCAGFLSGLLKGYSPQEATRLGNLTGSMVIQAVGDWEALPTWGQVEAKLNNVAHVER; the protein is encoded by the coding sequence ATGTCAACGAGTCCCTATCCAAGCCCGGAAATCATTACGTTTGGGGAGAGTATGGGTTTGCTGACTGCCAAGGATACAAGAGGGCTGGAATATGCAGCCACACTGGACAAGTCTTTCGGGGGTGCTGAGAGCAATCTGGCTATTGGCGTATCCCGCCTGGGGCATACCAGTGGTTGGTTTGGACGTTTGGGCAATGATCCGATGGGCAGTATGATTCTGAAAGCCATTCGCGGTGAAGGCGTAGATGTATCTCGGGTAAGGTTGAGTGATCACGAGCCCACTGGTTTGATGATTCGTGAGAACGCTTCCGGGAAAGCCTCGGTACATTATTATAGGAAGTTATCTGCTGCAAGTGCGATCACACCTGATGATCTGGATCCCGACTATATTGCCGGGGCGAAGATATTGCACGTTACGGGTATAACGGCAGCGATAAGCCCGTCCGGACTTGCTACGGTAGAGGCTGCCATACATATTGCCAAACAGGCAGGGGTGAAAGTAAGCTTTGATCCAAATCTGCGTCTCAAACTATGGTCTGCGGATGAGGCCCGTCCGGTTATACTGCGTTTAGCTGAACTGGCGGACTACTTTTTACCGGGTCTGGACGAGATGAAACTTCTATATAACGAAGAAAATGATCAAAAAGTACTTGAGCGTTTATCTGCCCTGAATGCTGTGTGCATCGTGAAGGGTGGCCCTGATTTGACCTACGTATTGGCGAATGGTACCCTAACGGAAGTTCCGTACTTTAAGGCGGATAATGTTCTGGATACGGTAGGAGCAGGAGATGGATTCTGCGCGGGATTTTTATCGGGTTTATTAAAAGGATACTCCCCGCAGGAAGCAACCCGTCTCGGCAATTTGACCGGTTCCATGGTTATACAGGCTGTTGGCGATTGGGAGGCGCTCCCGACGTGGGGGCAGGTCGAGGCCAAGCTGAACAACGTTGCCCATGTTGAGCGCTAG
- a CDS encoding fucose 4-O-acetylase produces the protein MKNQTLIRDDQESFFYNLRFMLIVCVLAGNALEPLITRFAGAEALFLWIYTFHMPLFVWVTGYFAIHSLQGASGRNVLKQIALQYVLFQSLYALMDFTVFHTPHMRLSFFAPYLLLWFLASHFCWRLLLRLTISWKPIYRLIGSIALGIIAGYLPIDGFWLSFSRTFVFLPFFVIGYDYGATIRSHLLSGWGRKTAAILSAALLVWIGYGGLNISSGWLLGSMTYAELGHHEWYAGIFRLGVYLLEIASAAMFLAWVPSLTSRLTDLGRRTLYVFLLHGFLVRLAIWSGVYSYMGSSAYIPVILVIAVLFAVTLALPAVRHTFKPLIEPDISRFSFHRPEVFKRSA, from the coding sequence ATGAAAAATCAGACACTGATCCGGGATGATCAGGAATCTTTCTTTTACAATCTGCGCTTTATGCTTATCGTCTGTGTCCTTGCTGGTAATGCACTTGAACCACTCATTACACGTTTTGCAGGAGCGGAAGCTCTGTTCCTGTGGATATATACGTTTCACATGCCACTCTTTGTATGGGTAACCGGGTATTTTGCGATACACTCACTCCAAGGTGCATCTGGGCGAAACGTCCTGAAGCAGATTGCACTGCAGTACGTACTGTTTCAGTCCTTATACGCATTGATGGACTTTACCGTATTCCATACACCCCATATGCGGCTATCCTTCTTTGCACCTTATTTGCTGTTATGGTTTCTCGCGAGTCATTTCTGTTGGCGACTGCTGCTTCGTCTGACGATTTCCTGGAAACCGATATATCGGCTGATTGGATCGATTGCGCTCGGTATAATTGCCGGGTATTTGCCCATCGATGGGTTCTGGCTCAGCTTCAGCCGTACATTTGTATTTCTGCCGTTCTTTGTCATCGGTTATGACTATGGAGCAACCATCCGTTCACATTTATTATCCGGTTGGGGGCGAAAAACCGCAGCCATCCTCTCTGCTGCACTGTTGGTATGGATCGGGTATGGTGGTTTAAACATTTCTTCCGGATGGTTACTCGGCAGCATGACGTACGCCGAACTGGGTCACCACGAATGGTATGCCGGCATCTTCCGACTTGGAGTCTACCTATTGGAGATCGCATCGGCAGCAATGTTCTTGGCCTGGGTACCTTCCTTGACTTCCAGACTGACGGACCTTGGACGTCGCACACTTTATGTATTCCTGCTGCATGGGTTTCTCGTTCGTCTCGCGATCTGGTCCGGAGTCTACAGTTATATGGGAAGCTCGGCGTATATTCCAGTCATACTTGTCATTGCCGTACTCTTCGCAGTCACCCTGGCTCTGCCGGCTGTACGTCACACGTTCAAACCCTTAATTGAACCGGATATATCCCGATTTTCTTTCCATCGACCTGAGGTGTTTAAACGGTCGGCCTAA
- the ilvD gene encoding dihydroxy-acid dehydratase codes for MSAKKMRSDMIKKGFDRAPHRSLLRAAGVKEEDFGKPFIAVCNSYIDIVPGHVHLQEFGKIVKDAIREAGGVPFEFNTIGVDDGIAMGHIGMRYSLPSRDIIADSVETVVSAHWFDGMVCIPNCDKITPGMMMGALRCNIPTVFVSGGPMKAGRDSNGKALSLTSVFEGVGAYQAGKIDDKSLLELEQFGCPTCGSCSGMFTANSMNCLAEAMGLAMPGNGTILAVAPERREFVKQSAKQLMELIKMDLKPRDIVTVEAIDNAFALDMAMGGSTNTVLHTLALAHEAGIEYPIERINEVANRVPHLAKLAPASDLHIEDVHNAGGVSAVLNELLKKPGAIHGDCITVTGKTIRENVEGKEIQDTNVIHHLDNPHSEKGGLAVLFGNLAPQGAIIKVGAVDASVGGYHKGPAICFDSQEQALEGIANGKVKEGHVVVIRYEGPKGGPGMPEMLAPTSQIVGMGLGAKVGLITDGRFSGASRGISIGHISPEAAEGGPIAFVEEGDIIELDLNNRIIELHISDEEFERRRAGWNGFEPKVKTGYLARYSKLVTNASNGGVLSI; via the coding sequence ATGTCAGCCAAGAAGATGCGTTCCGATATGATCAAAAAAGGTTTTGACCGTGCACCACACCGGAGTTTGCTCCGCGCAGCGGGCGTTAAAGAAGAGGATTTCGGCAAGCCGTTTATTGCCGTATGTAACTCATACATCGATATCGTGCCCGGCCACGTCCACCTTCAGGAATTCGGTAAAATTGTAAAGGATGCTATTCGTGAAGCCGGTGGCGTTCCATTCGAATTCAACACCATCGGAGTAGATGATGGTATTGCCATGGGACACATTGGTATGCGTTACTCGCTGCCAAGCCGTGACATTATCGCGGATTCCGTGGAAACGGTTGTATCAGCTCACTGGTTCGACGGCATGGTATGTATCCCGAACTGCGATAAAATTACACCCGGCATGATGATGGGTGCACTCCGCTGTAATATCCCTACCGTGTTTGTCAGCGGTGGACCGATGAAAGCCGGTCGTGACAGCAATGGTAAAGCTCTGTCCTTGACCTCTGTATTTGAAGGCGTAGGCGCTTATCAAGCAGGTAAAATCGATGATAAGAGCTTGCTTGAACTTGAACAGTTCGGCTGTCCAACATGTGGATCATGTTCCGGTATGTTTACTGCAAACTCCATGAACTGTCTGGCTGAAGCGATGGGACTGGCTATGCCAGGTAACGGAACCATCCTGGCTGTTGCTCCTGAGCGTCGTGAGTTTGTTAAACAATCTGCTAAACAATTAATGGAACTTATTAAAATGGATCTGAAACCACGTGATATCGTTACTGTAGAAGCGATCGATAACGCGTTTGCACTGGATATGGCGATGGGTGGATCTACGAATACAGTACTGCACACGCTGGCACTGGCTCATGAAGCTGGCATCGAGTATCCAATCGAGCGCATCAATGAAGTAGCTAACCGCGTTCCGCATCTGGCGAAACTTGCACCTGCTTCCGATCTTCACATCGAAGACGTTCACAATGCAGGCGGCGTAAGCGCAGTGCTGAACGAATTGCTCAAGAAACCAGGCGCGATTCACGGTGACTGCATTACCGTAACGGGTAAAACGATCCGTGAGAACGTTGAAGGAAAAGAAATTCAGGATACAAATGTCATTCACCACCTGGATAACCCGCATTCCGAAAAAGGCGGCCTGGCTGTATTGTTTGGTAACCTTGCACCACAAGGCGCTATCATCAAAGTTGGTGCTGTTGATGCTTCGGTTGGTGGATACCACAAAGGTCCTGCCATCTGCTTTGACTCCCAGGAGCAAGCGCTCGAAGGTATTGCTAACGGCAAAGTAAAAGAAGGACATGTTGTTGTTATCCGTTATGAAGGACCAAAAGGCGGACCAGGTATGCCTGAGATGCTGGCTCCTACTTCCCAGATCGTAGGTATGGGATTGGGTGCCAAAGTTGGTCTGATCACCGATGGACGCTTCTCTGGCGCATCCCGCGGAATCAGTATCGGACATATTTCTCCGGAAGCAGCTGAAGGTGGTCCAATCGCCTTTGTTGAAGAAGGAGATATCATCGAGCTGGATCTGAACAACCGTATCATCGAATTGCACATCAGTGACGAAGAGTTTGAACGTCGTCGCGCAGGTTGGAACGGCTTTGAACCGAAAGTAAAAACCGGTTACCTGGCTCGTTATTCCAAACTGGTTACCAATGCAAGCAACGGTGGCGTACTGAGCATTTAA
- a CDS encoding polysaccharide deacetylase family protein yields the protein MTTILHSILLWLLYLSSFYAFIPSLISRFFGFRVFRRGRSDTQFALTFDDGPDPHYTPRLLDLLRQHQAKATFFVVGEHAASHPELIQRIHEEGHLIGIHNYIHKTNWLMRPRTVRDQIQRTGQIIHEVTGVKTCYYRPPWGIMNLFDFFSKKERKIVLWSSMFEDWRSRVGPQRLTERMLKELRGGEVMLLHDRGTTLGADAHAPEQMLQALEVVLQEAERLGLQSVRVDTLMGGITVSESQNKTQLQTPLKLWKRLVVALWLGWEKLFHWVYHLRTASPEDPMLHFRSRVYHGARVEMNDGHVIQNGDPVIELHFDNQKLFELGVTSRSSMHLAIRMIRTMEQQLPDLARLVALEPELRSAKAIYGVSMINRGPEKFGFTIQELPPGPFSAASKVYLKLLLSVIHPAGTKRLKQRTDQLVPKMIAMPLDLLLERYGQHTMQVAATVEESRDESLLIEQEILPERN from the coding sequence ATGACAACGATACTTCATAGTATTTTACTGTGGTTATTGTATCTTTCATCTTTTTACGCCTTTATTCCAAGTTTGATCAGCAGGTTTTTTGGTTTTCGTGTATTTCGACGGGGAAGAAGTGATACACAATTTGCATTAACGTTTGACGATGGGCCAGATCCACATTATACGCCAAGACTGCTCGATCTGCTTCGTCAGCATCAAGCAAAAGCCACATTTTTTGTCGTTGGAGAACATGCAGCGAGTCATCCTGAACTCATACAGCGCATACATGAGGAAGGTCATCTTATTGGCATTCATAATTATATTCACAAGACGAACTGGCTCATGCGGCCACGTACCGTTCGTGATCAGATTCAGCGAACAGGTCAGATTATTCATGAAGTAACCGGCGTGAAGACTTGTTATTATCGTCCACCGTGGGGGATTATGAATTTGTTTGATTTTTTCAGCAAGAAAGAACGAAAGATTGTACTGTGGTCTTCCATGTTTGAAGACTGGAGAAGCCGAGTAGGTCCCCAGAGATTGACTGAACGGATGCTGAAGGAACTGAGAGGCGGAGAGGTCATGCTGCTGCATGATCGAGGAACGACCCTTGGTGCTGATGCACACGCGCCGGAGCAGATGCTTCAGGCGCTGGAAGTCGTCTTGCAGGAAGCTGAACGGCTTGGGCTGCAAAGTGTACGCGTCGATACGTTGATGGGAGGTATCACAGTGAGCGAATCTCAGAACAAAACGCAATTACAGACACCACTGAAGTTATGGAAGCGACTCGTTGTGGCCTTGTGGCTGGGTTGGGAGAAGTTGTTTCACTGGGTATATCATCTGCGGACGGCTTCGCCAGAGGACCCCATGCTGCACTTCAGATCACGTGTATATCACGGAGCACGGGTGGAAATGAATGACGGCCATGTTATTCAAAATGGAGATCCGGTGATCGAACTGCATTTTGACAATCAGAAGTTGTTTGAACTTGGAGTGACATCACGTTCCAGTATGCATTTGGCTATTCGCATGATCCGGACCATGGAACAGCAATTGCCGGATCTGGCACGCCTGGTGGCACTCGAACCTGAGTTACGCTCTGCCAAGGCGATATACGGTGTGAGCATGATTAACAGAGGCCCAGAAAAATTCGGATTTACCATACAAGAATTGCCCCCTGGACCGTTCAGTGCTGCATCCAAAGTATACTTGAAGCTGCTGTTAAGTGTAATCCACCCGGCAGGAACCAAACGTCTGAAACAGCGTACAGACCAATTGGTGCCCAAGATGATTGCCATGCCGCTGGATCTGCTGTTGGAACGTTACGGTCAACATACGATGCAGGTGGCAGCAACGGTAGAAGAATCCAGAGATGAATCATTGTTAATTGAACAAGAGATACTGCCAGAGCGGAACTAA